The stretch of DNA aggaagcagagctggagtAAAGACAGTAGCAGGACCTCCCTTTTCCAGGCCAACATGAATTTAACTCAGCTTGATCTGAACCGCAGCCTCATGTTTCTTCTGCACTTAAAAAGCATTACGGGTACCTCTGTGTTGGTAAAATACATAGTCATCTATTTCTACTAATATACCAGTTTAATAGTTCCTTGTGGGACAGTTATACTGGTCTTCAGATGCTCCCTCCAACTAGATATGCTTAGAGCAATATAAACCACTTCTACGCTATAATATCTAACTCTATAATATAAGAGATTCTGATTATTAgattatttccaaatgttttaaaaacaagggcaacaaaagaattcattttaaaaataggtttaaTTATTGCAGTTTAGCTTGTGGGTTATCtgtaaaatcaaacaaaaccatCAAGGAGCCAGTAGCAATGTGGATACTATAATTCAAAGTTCTCTCCACATTTCTCACTTGTGAAGCTGCTCCTAATCATCCTGGAGTCTCTTGTCTACCTACTTATCTTTCCACAAGTTTCCCTCCCTGTCTCTGATTTTGTGGTTACTCAACAACTTGGATTCAGAGGGGTGGGGTGGGTTATTGCTGCTGTGGTACAGAACCATGACAAGTTGGTATTTTCAAGGCCTAAGACCTGATGGTGGATCCAAATAATGCAAATCCAAACAAACTTCAAACTGACAAGGCCAGTCTTGTTTGCTGCACTACTTTGTAATTTTACACGGGCTCAGAAACATGCATTCAGCTAACCCAGCTCTGATTTCCTTGCCCAGTCCTACTCTGCTCCTCCTATGTCAGtggatccaaaaaaaaaaatcaaataaaataataataataagaataaagcTATACATCTATGAAAAGTGAAACTCTTTATTCCTAAGACCTGGAAAAaccatcaaacaaacaaatgaaaacctgtTTTGAGAGGTGTTCACTGACATTTTGTCAGGATGCGTGGTTCCCTGTCCTCTTTTACACATTCCTGTCTTTCAAGTGTTATGTAAATCTGTTGCATTTATCTCTTGTTTGGTCCTATTCAATTGAGTGGGACGCTCACTACCTTTCTCCTTATCCCCCTATCTTATTTCTCCCTAAATCTGGATTTCCTTTATATTACTCGTGtcctctctgtctctgtcttctttgAAGCAGAAGCTCCCCCTTCTGCTCTCGTTTGTAGTGTGCAACATCGTACAGTTAGAAACTGGATAGCTTTCCATTCATCTAACAAAGCACATTCTGGGAGAATAAAGGAAGTTATTATTCAAAAtgatctaaaataaaaaatttttcctttgcaatttcAACTTTTCCTGAATTCGATAGCAGCATGAAGTAATTTCTccataataaatttaaatacattttccagaagcctttattaaaaatctattaGCATTTGCAATCTCTGAGAGGAATTGGGTGCATCTGAAAGTTTGCAGTCAGCAAAACATGGAATTGCTTCCTCCCCATCTGTTTCTTCCCCCAAACTCCCACACACCACTCTGTTCCTCTCATACTGGCGGTCACAGAAGACGTGCTGCAAACTGATTTAACcagcctgtgtttttttttccacagacctTGCATCCACCAGTACAGACTTGTAGCTCTTTTTGCATTCTTAGGGCCTGGTTTTATGCTTACGCTTGTATAATCCTTTCCTGTGAATCAGCCaagtgatttcagtgaaataagaTCTGCCTACAGGTACATCAGCTTCTGTGCCCGGTGTTTTGCTGGAGCTTGaatttgaactgtttttcttgcaCAAGTGATCGGGGGGTTCCTGCTTATTCATGTTCATGTTCAAATCAACTTAAGGTGCGGAAAGCTTGTTGCTAATATTAAAACCTCTTCCATATGCCCCGTCCCAGTCTGGCTGGCGTTCTCCTCCTGGTttggcaaagcagagacatgaAACGAGCTGTTCCTGGCGAACACTGTACTTGCAGCATGAGCTTTAGTGCTTAGTATTTCCCCTAACTTCTTCAATTTCATTTAATGTCTGAGCCTTTTGTTCGGTGCTGGAAGCCTTGACCTCACTCCTCTGAGATTGGCTAAAAAGCTAGGCTGATAAAAGgtgaaaagcaaagctgcaaaaCAGGGAGAACTTCAAAATAGCTGAAATGTTGTTGCagataaaaatctgtgaaattttGAAGGTTCTGGCTGTATTTGCAGGCTGCCTCAAGGCCGTGCAGGTTAGGGTAGGTGTAGTAGTAGGGTGGGTATTCATGTGGTACCTGCTCGCACACTCCCTTCCTGgggttgtttaaggaaaggttgggcatggtgcttagggacgtggttttatgggtgatattggtggttgagggacggttggaccagataaaCTCGGAGCTCTTTTCCAACTTTAACGATTCAACGGTTCCATGAGGCAGCCAATCGAAAGCGCTCGGCCTAGCAGCGGGCCTGGGCCTCGAACCCCCGGTCTCTTAGGGAGAAAGGCGGGGCCTTTGCCCCGCGCTCATGCGCGCCGCCGGGGCGAGGGCGGGCTGCGGACCGCTGAGGGAAGGGCCGGGAAATGCTGTGCCTGCTGGAGAAGCTACCGCCGGCGCGGGCCCGGGTGGGGGGCGCCTGCTTTTTGGGGGGCTtggggccggcagcggggcccTGTCCCCTCAGCGCGCCTCTCCGTGGGGTTGTCTTCTTGCTCTGACCCCTGCGGGCCTCTCCAAAGCGAAAGCGAAAATATGGGGAGGCGCTGAGGGCGCCCAGGCTGGGGCGTGCTTTgctctttccccttctctcagCCCGGAGCAGCGGGGATTTCTCCTGCTCATTTCTGCCCAAGGTCTGCCTGAAGCTGAGACtgctggggaggcagcggccTCGGCGCCATTGCTTCCCCCTGGTGCTCGGAGAGGGGCTGCCAGAGGGATGCTGCGGTTCTGGGGAGCCTGAGGCCCTACCCAGGGGCTGAGGGGGGATAACTGCATTGCCTGATGAATTTGGTGTAGGTTAACAGTGATAGCGACGTGTTTTTAacgtattttttaaaattcaatatCTTTATGTGTCACCTTGTTCCAGTTCCTTCATAAGATAGTCGATGGCATATGTGGCCGGGCATACCCTCGGTACCAGGACTATGGCGGTGTTTGGAGTTTGGCGGAGTGGATGGAGGTTTTGGGAGAAACAAGGAGGTATTTCAAAACTGCAGTTGGCAAGAACTTGTCTGATGAAGAGGTAAGGGCTCATCACTGGCTGGATTTGACTTTGAGAAATCATTCTGCAGTGATTAGCCTTCTAGTTTTTTTAGccctaaaatatttctatagtGTAGCATTTGAATAGTAGCAGACAAAATTTTAGTACCCTCAAACAGGTAGAAAGCAAGCAATGTTTGGAGGTAAAATGAGATgtcttttacaagaaaaaatggatggcatttttattaaacagtGCTGAATAATACTtgataaaatactgttttagtTTCTTAAATTGATAAGTACTATAAATTAAATCtatgttttccttaaaatatataaCCTGTCATTACTGttcaatagaaataaaaattcatgcTCTTGTTTGTTGTAAATAAACTGTATGTAAATCTTCAAAATACTTAGACTGGGCAGACCATGCAGCATAGAGACAATCGTTCAATGGCATTCCAATATGTATAACttttgcaaaagctttttcCATTATCAGGAATCTTGATTCTCATTTTTTGCCTGTTGTTATTCTTTTGACTACCTGCTAGTAGTTAGATCTAACAAGGATACTTGTGAAACTGTGGAAAAGTGTACATCAGTGTGTTTCAGCTGAGCTAATGTATTTGTTCCCACTCTGATGTTCAGAAGCTTTCAGAGCTAAACCTGACTGGTTGTGTAtgatgttttgattttgaaatggcATAAGGAGGCCTCGTTCTCTGGTCTCTTTTAGTATAAATGCCCACGTGCATCAACTGTGAATTACTGCCAAACAAGAACATTGTTGATGTTTTTgattttggtgtgttttttatttatttattttgcattgctgtAATAAATACTGACTGTCTatcagacatggagaaggctgaggctGTGGAGCATAGTATAACATCTAGATAAAAGCTTGGGTACCTAAAAAATGGAACTATTACAGGTGGAACATCTCATTTCTTTAGTTAGTAATTTAAACCGTCataacttttgttttgatttttgtaggCTGCTCAGCAGATACAGGAGTTAAATGAAAACTATCAAGAAGCGATCACAAAGTGtctaaaaggcagaaagaagaagaaatcaggAATGCACTGGTAGAAAGAGTAAATGCAATATCatgtgcccagctgcaggatttTGACTGGCAATTAAAGGTgtgaatttttctttaatgttgcTTGAATATAAAAGAAGCGTCCTGCAATGTAGAAGTAACTTTATATCTCCTTAGTAGGGCCAGCTGATTCTGGGGCATGGCTCAATTTTTAAAGGTAACAGAAAACCACATTCATAGTAACAAGCCAAAGACTTACCAGACACTTGTATAAACTGAAAgtaaaattctgtgttttaatgctgcagtttctctctctttctctctcctaaaAGGAGTTAAAAGTGTTCCTAGGAAGTGTTCAGAGTTTTGTATGCTGTCATGATTTAGAGACTTGAATAGACAGTATTTTTActcaaaggaagaagaaatatttatttaaaataaagagtaGTACACTGATGTAGGATGTGgttccctgattttttttcaaacttctaGATTCCTGTATTAAACAGCTACTTAATTAGTTTGGAATCATTTATCTTTAGATTTGTTGTGATAGTAAGTAAGATGACTGCCCTACCTAAAATTGAATGGTGCTTTGGGGTTACAAAGCCACTGCTGCTTACATTAAACTATGACAAAGACTAAAATGTAAACCGCATAAGTAATGTTGTTTACTTAGTCCATGGGAGTAGTTGAATAGTTTTCCATTTCGACAAGTGTTAAATAATTTGTGTAGCAAACAGCTTGTGAAATTAAAGAACATTGCCCAACCAAAGACAAGATTTTGTGAGAGCAAATGTGCATTGTATTGTGCTTCAGATGAGCTGTTATTAATCATTGATCTTGCTAACTGCATTTactgctgagaaaaatataaaccagACTCGTGTGAACTTTTTAGTTGCTTGTGGTTTCTTTTAACTGTTGCTCATGGaagttttttttactttcttcctaTTGCGTGACATACATTTCTGGTACATGTCTGAACTtgtattaattttactttaaacaactttttttccttccttgaacttgttttttttttttttcacttgctctAATTGAATCCTACCAAGGAGATTGTCTGTCCTTTGTTGTAACGCCTTCTGTGCTCTGAGTAATAAAATAGTTCTGTACAGTGCTGATGAACAGTATTATTAACTGATCCTCTACTTAATACCTTATAAAAGGCCCACTTATACCAGAGTGGGTATAATAGTAAACAAAAAAGACACCAGCACAACTGGTATATAATCTTCATCAGTATCAGTCAAGTAGGGTATCTGATAAACAATATTTGATCAGCTG from Cygnus olor isolate bCygOlo1 chromosome 4, bCygOlo1.pri.v2, whole genome shotgun sequence encodes:
- the COMMD8 gene encoding LOW QUALITY PROTEIN: COMM domain-containing protein 8 (The sequence of the model RefSeq protein was modified relative to this genomic sequence to represent the inferred CDS: deleted 2 bases in 1 codon), whose amino-acid sequence is MLCLLEKLPPARAREFLHKIVDGICGRAYPRYQDYGGVWSLAEWMEVLGETRRYFKTAVGKNLSDEEAAQQIQELNENYQEAITKCLKGRKEEIRNALVERVNAISCAQLQDFDWQLKLALSSDKISMLQMPLLNLDLDVRENGEIKPVSIEMNKEELQNLINALEAANKVVLQMK